From Hartmannibacter diazotrophicus, a single genomic window includes:
- a CDS encoding c-type cytochrome, methanol metabolism-related, which translates to MPLRKLTLAVAMVLCASTALAADHVAVEQDEDTHLWRDADGNPTYKIGEDGIPDYHTYIGYKRYTANCMPCHGPDGEGSTFAPKLTDSLKGFGYDHFLDVVSSGQQNVWHPNNSVMPAWGTDLNVMCYVDDIYVYLRARADGNLGRGEPKRPPNDKAAKEAAYSCLGF; encoded by the coding sequence ATGCCCCTTAGAAAACTGACATTGGCGGTGGCGATGGTTCTGTGTGCGAGCACGGCTCTTGCCGCCGACCACGTGGCCGTCGAACAGGATGAAGATACCCATCTGTGGAGGGATGCCGACGGCAATCCGACCTACAAGATCGGTGAAGACGGAATTCCCGACTACCACACCTATATCGGCTACAAGCGCTACACGGCCAATTGCATGCCCTGCCATGGCCCCGATGGCGAAGGCAGCACGTTCGCTCCCAAGCTGACCGACTCGCTGAAGGGTTTCGGTTACGACCACTTCCTCGATGTGGTTTCCAGCGGGCAGCAGAACGTCTGGCATCCCAACAACAGCGTGATGCCGGCTTGGGGTACTGACCTCAATGTCATGTGCTACGTCGATGACATCTATGTCTATCTGCGGGCCCGCGCGGACGGAAATCTCGGCCGCGGCGAACCCAAGCGCCCGCCGAATGACAAGGCTGCCAAGGAAGCCGCCTATTCCTGCCTCGGCTTCTGA
- the xoxF5 gene encoding lanthanide-dependent methanol dehydrogenase XoxF5: MKKAVKFACMTAAVALLAFPASANDDLVKMSQNAADWVMPTGNYANTRYSELSQINKDNVGSLQVAWTFSTGVLRGHEGGPLIIGDTMYVHTPFPNIVYALDLNDDGAIKWKYEPKQDPNVIPVMCCDTVNRGVAYGDGKIILYQADTTVVALNAESGAVEWSVKNGDPAKGETGTSAPMVFKDKVLIGISGGEFGVRGSVTAYNLKDGSQAWRGYSMGPDSDTLMDPEKTTALGKPVGKDSGTATWEGDQWKIGGGTTWGWYSYDPELNLIYYGSGNPSTWNPAQRPGDNKWSMTIWARDADTGTAKWVYQMTPHDEWDFDGINEMILTDQQIDGKDRKLLTHFDRNGFGYTLDRESGELLVAEKYDPVVNWATEVVMDPNSDQYGRPQVVAQYSTDQNGEDVNTTGVCPAALGTKDQQPATYSPKTELFYVPTNHVCMDYEPFRVSYTAGQPYVGATLSMYPAPNSHGGMGNFIAWDGKKGEIKWSLPEQFSVWSGALATAGDVVFYGTLEGYLKAVDAETGKELYKFKTPSGIIGNVTTYEHSGKQYVAVLSGIGGWAGIGLAAGLTDPNAGLGAVGGYAGLSKYTALGGQLTVFSLPK; encoded by the coding sequence ATGAAAAAAGCAGTCAAGTTCGCCTGCATGACGGCCGCCGTTGCGCTGCTGGCCTTCCCGGCCTCGGCAAACGATGATCTGGTCAAGATGAGCCAGAACGCGGCCGATTGGGTCATGCCGACGGGCAACTACGCCAACACGCGCTATTCGGAACTCAGCCAGATCAACAAGGACAACGTCGGTAGCCTGCAGGTTGCCTGGACGTTCTCCACCGGCGTGCTCCGTGGCCATGAAGGTGGTCCGCTCATCATCGGCGACACGATGTATGTGCACACCCCCTTCCCGAACATCGTCTACGCGCTCGACCTCAACGACGACGGCGCGATCAAGTGGAAGTACGAACCGAAGCAGGATCCGAACGTGATCCCGGTCATGTGCTGTGACACCGTCAACCGTGGTGTGGCTTACGGCGACGGCAAGATCATCCTCTACCAGGCTGACACCACCGTGGTGGCTCTGAATGCCGAAAGCGGTGCCGTCGAATGGTCGGTGAAGAACGGTGATCCGGCCAAGGGCGAGACCGGTACGTCCGCTCCGATGGTCTTCAAGGACAAGGTTCTGATCGGCATCTCGGGCGGTGAATTCGGCGTCCGTGGTTCCGTGACCGCCTATAACCTCAAGGACGGCTCCCAGGCGTGGCGCGGTTACTCGATGGGCCCCGACAGCGACACGCTGATGGACCCGGAGAAGACCACGGCGCTCGGCAAGCCGGTCGGCAAGGACAGCGGCACGGCGACCTGGGAAGGCGATCAGTGGAAGATCGGCGGCGGCACCACCTGGGGCTGGTATTCGTACGATCCTGAACTGAACCTCATCTATTACGGTTCGGGCAACCCCTCCACGTGGAACCCCGCGCAGCGCCCGGGCGACAACAAGTGGTCGATGACCATTTGGGCTCGCGATGCCGACACCGGCACGGCTAAGTGGGTCTATCAGATGACGCCCCACGACGAGTGGGACTTCGACGGCATCAACGAGATGATCCTCACCGATCAGCAGATCGACGGCAAGGATCGCAAGCTCCTCACCCACTTCGATCGTAACGGCTTCGGCTACACCCTCGACCGCGAGAGCGGCGAACTGCTGGTCGCCGAGAAGTACGATCCGGTGGTAAACTGGGCGACGGAAGTCGTGATGGACCCGAACAGCGACCAGTATGGCCGCCCGCAGGTCGTCGCGCAGTACTCCACCGACCAGAATGGTGAAGACGTGAACACGACGGGCGTCTGCCCGGCGGCTCTCGGCACCAAGGACCAGCAGCCGGCGACCTACTCGCCGAAGACTGAACTGTTCTACGTGCCGACCAACCACGTTTGCATGGACTACGAGCCCTTCCGTGTCTCGTACACCGCCGGCCAGCCCTACGTTGGTGCGACGCTCTCCATGTATCCGGCTCCGAACAGCCATGGCGGCATGGGCAACTTCATCGCCTGGGACGGCAAGAAGGGTGAGATCAAGTGGTCGCTCCCCGAGCAGTTCTCGGTGTGGTCGGGTGCTCTGGCCACCGCTGGCGACGTCGTGTTCTACGGCACGCTGGAAGGCTACCTGAAGGCGGTCGACGCCGAGACGGGCAAGGAACTCTACAAGTTCAAGACCCCGTCGGGCATCATCGGCAACGTCACCACCTATGAGCATAGCGGCAAGCAGTATGTCGCGGTTCTCTCGGGTATCGGTGGCTGGGCCGGTATCGGTCTCGCCGCTGGCCTAACCGATCCGAACGCCGGTCTGGGTGCCGTGGGTGGCTATGCTGGTCTCAGCAAGTACACCGCTCTCGGCGGTCAGCTGACGGTCTTCTCGCTGCCGAAGTAA
- a CDS encoding substrate-binding domain-containing protein has protein sequence MPAPGADTETFGEAIELVDPDVLRVCSDPSNLPFSSEKLDGFENKIADLIGEKLGKPVSYSWFPMATGFVRKTLGEHRCDVIIGYAQGNELVQNTNAYYRTSYAFVFPEGSDLEGLQSLDDPRLKSKKIGIIAGTPPGNNMAHYGLMGRAKPYPLMIDTRVESSAARMMKDLDAGIIDVAILWGPMAGYYAKQDATPMKVVPMVKETWGPRMAYRITMGVRRTDQNWKRQLNTLIRENQDEINKILLDYGVPILDERDQPITQ, from the coding sequence ATGCCGGCCCCTGGTGCGGACACGGAGACATTCGGCGAGGCGATCGAACTCGTGGATCCGGATGTGCTGCGCGTTTGCTCGGACCCGAGCAACCTGCCGTTTTCGAGCGAGAAACTCGACGGCTTTGAAAACAAGATCGCGGATCTGATCGGCGAGAAACTCGGCAAGCCGGTGTCCTACAGCTGGTTCCCGATGGCGACAGGCTTCGTGCGCAAGACGCTGGGCGAGCATCGCTGCGACGTCATCATCGGCTACGCGCAGGGCAACGAACTGGTCCAGAACACCAACGCCTATTACCGCACGTCCTATGCCTTCGTCTTCCCGGAAGGCAGCGATCTCGAAGGGCTGCAGTCGCTGGACGACCCCCGGCTGAAGTCGAAGAAGATCGGCATCATTGCCGGAACGCCGCCCGGCAACAACATGGCCCACTATGGCCTGATGGGGCGGGCAAAGCCCTATCCCCTGATGATCGACACCCGGGTTGAATCGTCAGCCGCGAGGATGATGAAGGATCTGGATGCCGGCATCATCGATGTTGCCATCCTTTGGGGGCCGATGGCTGGCTACTACGCCAAGCAGGATGCGACCCCGATGAAGGTCGTGCCCATGGTCAAGGAGACGTGGGGTCCGCGCATGGCCTATCGCATTACCATGGGCGTTCGCCGCACGGACCAGAACTGGAAGCGCCAGCTCAACACGCTGATCCGCGAGAACCAGGACGAGATCAACAAGATCCTGCTCGACTATGGTGTTCCGATCCTGGATGAGCGCGATCAGCCGATCACGCAGTGA
- a CDS encoding quinoprotein relay system zinc metallohydrolase 2 codes for MLAGSIIAALAPVAVAETVRPLPVVEVDKGIFVHEGQIDLMRKDNIGAIANIGFIIGDNAVAVVDTGGSALEGRELLAAIRKKTALPIRYVINTHVHPDHIFGNAAFLPTGATFVGHADLPRAMAAKGEFYVKANESLMGDALLADVRIIPPTLTIDQSMTLDLGGRTIQLTSWPVSHTDNDLTVFVPDVSLLFAGDLVFLDHLPSIDGSILGWLKTLDGLAAIPAKTVVPGHGPAAASMPAALDPERNYFNILAKDVRSAIASGTPMSNAVKTAGQSEAGKWQLFDDFNTRNATAAYAELEWE; via the coding sequence ATGCTGGCCGGTTCGATCATTGCCGCGCTCGCGCCGGTAGCCGTTGCGGAGACCGTTCGCCCCCTGCCTGTTGTCGAGGTCGACAAGGGAATTTTCGTTCATGAAGGCCAAATTGACCTGATGAGGAAGGACAATATCGGGGCGATCGCGAATATTGGCTTCATCATTGGAGACAATGCGGTCGCGGTCGTCGACACCGGCGGCAGCGCCCTGGAGGGCCGCGAACTGCTCGCAGCCATCCGCAAGAAGACCGCGCTTCCAATCCGCTACGTGATCAACACGCATGTCCATCCCGACCATATATTTGGCAATGCAGCATTTCTTCCGACCGGGGCGACATTCGTCGGTCATGCCGACCTTCCAAGGGCGATGGCCGCCAAGGGAGAATTTTATGTCAAGGCCAACGAATCGCTAATGGGCGACGCTCTTCTGGCCGACGTCCGGATCATTCCGCCGACCCTCACTATCGACCAAAGTATGACGCTTGATCTCGGCGGGCGGACGATTCAGCTGACGTCATGGCCGGTCTCGCATACGGACAACGATCTCACCGTCTTCGTTCCCGACGTCAGCCTTCTGTTTGCCGGCGATCTCGTCTTTCTCGATCACCTGCCGTCGATCGACGGATCGATTCTCGGTTGGCTGAAAACGCTGGACGGCCTCGCCGCGATTCCCGCCAAGACCGTCGTGCCCGGGCATGGCCCCGCGGCGGCGTCCATGCCGGCCGCCCTCGACCCGGAGCGGAACTACTTCAACATCCTCGCCAAGGATGTCCGTTCAGCCATTGCCTCCGGCACGCCGATGTCGAATGCCGTCAAGACGGCCGGCCAGTCCGAAGCCGGGAAATGGCAGCTCTTCGACGACTTCAATACGCGCAACGCGACGGCCGCCTATGCGGAGCTTGAATGGGAATAG